The sequence below is a genomic window from Flavobacterium sediminilitoris.
TATAAAAACGATGTTTTACAACTTTAAAAACACGATTGTAAGCTATTCTAATAGTAGCATTTGTATGGCAACTAAAAAATAACCTCCTTTAAATTGCTTTAAAAGAGGTCAAAATTTATGATTTAAAAAAAATAAGGGTTGTGTAACAGCTACCGGTGTTGTATGATGGGGCTATTTTAAATTAAAAACCCTATTTATTTTTACTTTATACAAGCTAAAACTTTAGAAGTTTTCAGTAAGTGCTAAACACAAAATATTTCAACTAGTTAAAGTAATTTTTAGAAATATATCTTTAACTAAAGATTTTAGTCTTAAAATTGTAATTAAGATTTTGCTTATGTAAAGTAAATGTTGCAGAGAATTAATTTATCTCATAGTTCTCTTAGATATATCCTCGTTATATTTTAATACAAATAAGTCAATCTTATCTTCAACTAAATTACCATCTTTATCTATAACATTATTTTCAATCAAGAATTTAACTCTTTGCTTCCAAGAATCGAAAGGTTGAGCTACTTCTAGTTTTTTATTATATTTTATAAAAAATATTTTTAAATAATCATCATCACGAGTTTCTCTAGTTTCGTTATCGTGATAAAAAATAAAAATTTCTTCATCATTTGTATTTAATCCATATAAATGAATTTCACCACTGTAATTTTTTAATTCATAATTCATAATTTCTTTATCATCTAAAATCAACTTGTTTTTTTTAAGTTTTACATTTTGAGAAAAAACTGAATAATTAATTGATAATAAAAGCAATAATAATAATTTTAATTTCATCTTGTTTTATTTAATTTGTGAGTATTTAAAATCTACTGATACAGTAAATTTTATAGTTACTAATAGATTAATTACTTTAATTTGCTAATTTAAAAATATTTTTGAGAAAAATATAAAAGCTAACGCGAAATTTTTTTGTTAACGATTTTCAAGGCACTATTATATGACGTCCAAGCCGACTGTTGGGAGACCGTCGTGCGAATACAACAATATTTTCACGACGGTCGAGCGAAGTCGAGCCTGACATTGGGAGAAAGAGTCCTAAAGGGCGATTTTTCCCAACTAGTTTATAAGCGCACAAATCAAACTAGTTTTATCCCTAATTGGCATGTTATGCGTATGTTTTTGTTTGAATTTATGCGTATAATTTTTAATTATGTAATACAAATATAAAAATATTTGCTACATATCGAATGGATTGATAATGTTTTCCAATGATGTGTTGCTGACGTGTGTGTATCATTGTTGTTTTTGGACTACTGTGCCCTAATAAATCTTGAATTTAGCGCAAATCAGTTCCGTTTTTACTTCGGTTTCTTGTATAATTTTAAAAAAAGCTTAATTGCATTTATAAATTGTTTTTGATAAGAGCTCAAAAAATTATTGTTAATGATAGATTCAAGAGTTATTGTAGACGGTTGTTAGTAGACAATTTTATTTTTAGGAAAAGTTGTGACAATTTTTTTTTATTTTTTTTGTTTTGTCACAAAACTGCGACAAAATAATTTTTATGAACATGAATTGTCACAGATTTGTGACAAAACTTTTTTAAGTTAACTATTTTGTCACAGCTTTTGATTGGATATAATTTAGTAGCATTTAACTTAGCAAGTACACACCAAACTGAAAATCCGTGAGGATTTTCAGAGAAGTAGGTGAGAACAAGCAATTACTTATAGCCATTGTTGTGTGCCGTTTTTTTTCTCTGTTTATATTTTCTTTTTGTACGGATTAATTTATATCTAAAATCATCGTAAAATAAACTAATTAATAAAATTATTGCTCCAAAAATCAGAGTGTTTAATTTTAAGTTAAGTCTTGAGTAAAGATAACCACCTATTATTCCTCCAAGAAAGAAGAAGCAAATTATATAAATCCGCAGTTTTATTGTCGATTTAATTTTTTCACTATTCGGATGAGATTCAGGAAAGAAAAGTTGCGATAGTTCAATTCCTAAATCTGTGAATAGTCCTGTCAGATGTGTTGTCCTTACGATAGCATTTGAAATTTTTGTCACAAAAGAGTTTTGAAGTCCCATTGCAAAAAGTAGCAGGCAAACAACTAAATCAGGGTATTTTATTTCTCCAGTATTGCTTAAGATAGCAATTGATAATAAAATCAGACATTCAATTATTGTTGGTAAAACAAAAACATTAAGTTTTCTATTTTGCTTGAATTTTTCGATTAGGAAACTTGATAAAAAAGAACCAAAGAGAAAGGAAAAAATAAAAAGAAAGTAAACTGTTCCTTTCCAAAATTCGAAATTTGAAACATCACTAATAAAAAGAGCAAAATGACCAGTTACATTGGTTGACAATTGTTTAAAAGCTAAAAAACCTGTAACATTCACAATTCCAGCGACAAAAGACAAAATCGTAGCAATTCGCAGATTGTGTTTTAAAGTTCTGCTTTTGCCTTGATGTCTAAACATTTTATTTCCATTTAGTTTGGTTTTTCAAATTGCACGCAACTAGTTTATATACGCTATTCTATTTCGCTTATCGCATGCTATATTGTTGTATATGCAATACAGAGTACCATTTTCATATACTCTCAAATATACTAAAAATACATTATAAGTCATCAAACGGGCTTTTAATTTTTTGAATAGAATTGATACTTACGTGAGTATATATTTCGGTAGTCTGGCTACTGCTATGCCCTAAAAATTCTTGTATATAACGTAAGTTGGTTCCGTTTTCTAGTAGGTGTGTTACATAGCTGTGACGCAGCCATTTAATGTAACGGGTTTGTTAATTTTGGCTTCTTTTGTTGCTTTTTTTATAAGTGGGTTTACCTAAATAATGTCCTTCAAGAAGATAGGTTTTGGGCTTATGTATTTTATAATACTCGGTAAAAGTTCAAGTATTTTTGGACTTAACGGAACAATTCTGTCTTTTTTTATTTGGCTTTTTATACGAAAATAATGCTTTTTTTAAATCAATATTTAATATTTTTAATGTCAATAATTCGCTCGACGCCATATTTGAGAACGAAAAAGTCCGGTTTGTATATACACAAACCGGACTTTTAAATATATTGTTTCTTGTTTTCTATAAGTGAATTACTTCTCCATAAGCATCGGCAACAGCTTCCATTACTGCTTCACTCATTGTTGGGTGAGGGTGAACAGCTTTTAAGATTTCGTGTCCTGTAGTTTCTAGTTTACGTGCTACAACTGCTTCTGCAATCATATCAGTAACTCCAGCACCTATCATGTGACAACCTAACCATTCGCCATATTTAGAATCAAAGATTACTTTTACAAATCCGTCTGGTGTTCCAGCTGCTTTTGCTTTTCCTGAAGCTGAGAAAGGGAATTTACCTACTTTGATTTCATATCCTTTTTCTTTAGCTGCTTTTTCGGTTAATCCAACAGATGCAATTTCTGGAGTAGCATAAGTACAGCCTGGAATATTTCCATAATCTAATGGTTCAACATGTAAACCAGCTATCTTTTCTACACATAGGATTCCTTCGGCAGAAGCAACGTGTGCTAATGCTTGTCCTGGTGTAACATCTCCAATTGCATAATATCCAGGAACGTTTGTTTGGTAGAAATCATTTACTAAGATTTTGTCTCTGTCTGTAGCAATTCCTACTTCTTCTAGTCCTATGTTTTCAATATTTGTTTTGATTCCAACCGCAGAAAGTACAATATCAGCTTCTAAGATTTCTTCTCCTTTTGCTGTTTTAACGGTTGCTTTTACACCTTCTCCTGTAGTGTCTACTTTTTCTACAGATGAGTTTGTCATTATTTTGATTCCTGCTTTCTTTAAAGAGCGTTCAAATTGTTTAGAAATATCTTCATCTTCAACAGGAACTACATTTGGCATAAATTCTACAATAGTTACTTCTGTACCCATTGCATTATAAAAATGCGCAAATTCCACTCCAATGGCACCAGAACCTACTACAATCATTTTTTTAGGTTGTTCTGCTAGTGTCATTGCTTGGCGATAACCGATTACTTTTTTACCATCTTGTGGTAAGTTTGGTAATTCACGAGAGCGAGCACCTGTAGCAATGATAATATTATCAGCAGTATATTCTGTTACTTTTCCATCAGCAGTTGTAACGGCTACTTTTTTACCTGGTTGTACTTTTCCAAAACCATCAATTACATCGATTTTGTTTTTTTTCATTAGGAATTGTACTCCTTTGCTCATACCGTCAGCTACGCTTCTTGAACGTGCTACTACTGCCGAAAAATCTTTATCTACGTTATCTACTTTTAATCCGTAGTCTGAAGCGTGTTTAAGATAGTCAAAAACTTGTGCCGATTTTAATAAGGCTTTTGTTGGGATACATCCCCAGTTTAAACAAATTCCACCTAAATTTTCTTTTTCAACAACGGCTACTTTAAAGCCTAATTGTGAAGCTCTAATTGCTGTTACATATCCTCCAGGACCACTTCCTAAAACTATGATATCGTATTTCATTTCGTTATTTTTTAACTTTTAGTATCAGTTTGCGAATTTAAGGAAATTTTTTAGAATTTTTTATTTTGTTTTAAGTTAACTGCTAACAGAAGTTTGATATTTGTTTGTTAAGTATGTAATATACCGAACTAAAATTATTCATACTTTATATATTCTGGTTTTGATAGTTGAAAAGTAGGCATTTGTATTTCTGTGTTGTCTATTGCATTTGTTTTGAATAAATTTTCACCTTCAAATGGGATAGAAGGGTAGTAGGCAAAAGAGATTTGGAAGCTATTAAAGACTAAATAGTCATTGTTTATAAGTACGCCTATTGCTACTTTAGAGTATGTTTTACTTTTTAGAAATGACTTTGAATTATCGGTTAATGAGCCTAGCGATAGGTTCATGTATGGACTAAAACGGAATCCTATCCAGCTTTTAGGAATATAAGTTTGCGTTTGTAGTGTTAAGAGCCATTTTTTTGTTCCTGTAATACGCGATGTGAATTTTCGTAAACCATAGTCTCCATCTAAATTTAGTTTGTCTTTTTCTGAAGGGTTTCGGTTATTCCCAATGATGAAATAGGGTACAATAAATTGACGTACTTTCCAACTACCAATATGCCATAGTGGACTTAAATAATTGAATCCAATTTTATAAGCTAATTGATTTGTGTTACCATTGTTTAAAAAGCTTCCCCATTCTGAAAAGCCGCTTAAATATCCAAAATTAAATTTTTTACCATAGGAAATTTTAGCACCAATATAAAAATTATGAGTATCGTTTCTGTCTTGATATCCTAATGTAAGTGCATAAGTATAGCCATAAGGAACATCTTCTATAATATCATAGTTATAGATAAATGTGTCTTGATAATATCTTTGTGAAGAAATACCAATATGTGCTATAAAGTTTTTTGAATTGCTAAAATAGTGATAGGGATCTAAAAAGGTAGGAGGCCCTTGAGTGTATTGCTTATTATTGTAAGTGAATGCTGCAATTAAATTTTTTGTCTTGTTTTTATATGTTTTTTCTTTATTTAGTTTAAAAGCTCTTCCATACCAATATTCTTGATATTCTGATTTTACTGGGCTTGTGTTGAGTGTGTCTGCAATATAAAAATATTCAGTTGCTAATCTGTTTTCAAAATAAATACCACCTGCGTTTTTGGTTAAAGGAGAAAAGAAGGGACGTGATAGTCCAACACTACGATTGCTATCTCCATTAAAATCGTTTTCATAATTTAAATTTAATGAGATATAAGTTCTTCTAATATTATTAATATTATAATTGGTACTTATGGCTTTCTCATTGGTATCAATTTTCTTTTTGTAATTAGCAGAAATTTGATGACCTATTCCTAAAACATTTCTTTCAGTTAGTTTTGCATTCCATTGATTTGTAGAAATATTTCCCGATGGAATCAACGTCCATGAGTCTAAAACTCTAACAGCAATGTCAATGGAATCATTAGCTTCATCAATAGGAATTGGTGAAATAATTACTTTTCTAGCATAGCGTTGGCTACGAATTAAACGTTCTGATTCTGTTAAAAAAATACTATCGCAAATATCATTTTGTTTAAAAAGCAATAGGTTTTTAATAGTCTGTTCTCGTGTTTTAAAATGCAAACTATTTCCAATTTTATCTATTTTCTTTTTAGGTTTTTTAGCACTATCCTCTACAGAATAACCAAAAGGGTCTAATGTTTCTATATAAATATTACGAATGATTTTTCCATTGGCAATATTATGTTTGATATTATTATTAGAGGTTTTAGTTTCTTTTTTTGATTCCTTATTGATTGCTGAAGCTTTAAAAATCAGGTCGTAAACCCATTTGTTTACTTTTCCTTTTTTAGAAATTTTGTGTGCTTTTTTGTATAGTGCTAGTGAATCTTTTTCTGTTTGTGTGCTTTTTTTTATGGTATCGTTTGTTTGCGCAGAACAAATATGAAATGTGCAGAGCATTAGAACTATAAAAAAACAATGCTTCATAATTGTTCTTTAAATTACTTTTGTTTCAAACTGCGCTTCATAAAGGTTTTTATAATATCCGTTTTCTAGTTTTAATAATTCATTGTGAGATCCAGATTCGACTATTTTTCCTTTATCCATTACAATAATTTTATCTGCTTTTATAATAGTTGCTAAACGATGCGCTATTACTATTGAGGTTCTTCCTTTTGTAATTTTTTCGGTTGCTATTTGTATCAATTCTTCCGAATAGCTATCAACTGAAGAGGTTGCTTCGTCTAATATAAGAATACTTGGATTACTAACGTAGGCTCTCAGAAAAGCGATTAATTGTCTTTGACCAGATGATAGCATTACACCGCGTTCTTTTACATTATAATCATATCCATTTGGTAAACTCATAATAAAATTGTGAACACCTATTTTTTTAGCAGCAATTAATACATCTTCTCTGGTTATTGAAGAGTTGTACAAGGTAATATTGTTATAAATTGTATCGGCAAAAAGGAAAACATCTTGTAAAACAATGGCTATTTGTTTTCTTAAACTATCTAATTTATAATTTTTAATATCAATTTCGTCTACACAAATAGTTCCAGAATCAATTTCATAAAATCGGTTTAATAAGTTAATGATTGTTGATTTTCCTGCTCCTGTGCTTCCTACAATTGCAATGGTTTCTCCAGAACGAACGTTCAAATTAACTCCTTTTAATACTTCTTCACCTTTTATATAGCTAAAACGGATGTCTTTAAATGAAATATTTCCTTTAAATTGAGTAGCATCTTTGGTTCCCTTATCTTGAATTTGACTATCTGTTTCTAAAACCTCAAAAACACGTTCGGCAGCAATAATCCCCATTTGCATTACATTAAACTTATCGGCTATTTGACGTAATGGATTGAATAACATAGAAATTAACATGGTATAGGCAAATAAGTCTCCGAAAGTTGTTGCAGAGTTTCCACTTAAAATATCTAATCCACCATACCAAACTATAGCTCCAAGTGTTAATGATGAAACAATATCAGCAATAGGGAAGAAGATGGAGTTATATAAGATGTTTTTTAACCAAGCTTTATTGTGTTTTTGATTAATTTCTTTGAATTTTTCAGCTTCAATAGTTTCACGATTAAAAAGTTGCACAATCTTCATACCTGTTAATCGTTCTTGTACAAAAGTATTTAAATTGGAAATTTGATTTCGCACTTCATTGAATG
It includes:
- a CDS encoding ABC transporter ATP-binding protein, which produces MSAIKSKSLKKVLQYSKPYQKRFNWVIVWAILLSIFAAIRPYLLKQTVDDYLKNHDAEGLLYYIILMSLVLILEVSSQFYFTYWANWLGQDIIKDIRDKLFKHITSFKMKYFDTEPVGKLVTRTVSDIESIASIFSQGLFMIVSDILKMIVVLGIMLYMNWKLTLIVLLAMPILIYATNIFQKKMKVAFNEVRNQISNLNTFVQERLTGMKIVQLFNRETIEAEKFKEINQKHNKAWLKNILYNSIFFPIADIVSSLTLGAIVWYGGLDILSGNSATTFGDLFAYTMLISMLFNPLRQIADKFNVMQMGIIAAERVFEVLETDSQIQDKGTKDATQFKGNISFKDIRFSYIKGEEVLKGVNLNVRSGETIAIVGSTGAGKSTIINLLNRFYEIDSGTICVDEIDIKNYKLDSLRKQIAIVLQDVFLFADTIYNNITLYNSSITREDVLIAAKKIGVHNFIMSLPNGYDYNVKERGVMLSSGQRQLIAFLRAYVSNPSILILDEATSSVDSYSEELIQIATEKITKGRTSIVIAHRLATIIKADKIIVMDKGKIVESGSHNELLKLENGYYKNLYEAQFETKVI
- a CDS encoding BamA/TamA family outer membrane protein; translated protein: MLCTFHICSAQTNDTIKKSTQTEKDSLALYKKAHKISKKGKVNKWVYDLIFKASAINKESKKETKTSNNNIKHNIANGKIIRNIYIETLDPFGYSVEDSAKKPKKKIDKIGNSLHFKTREQTIKNLLLFKQNDICDSIFLTESERLIRSQRYARKVIISPIPIDEANDSIDIAVRVLDSWTLIPSGNISTNQWNAKLTERNVLGIGHQISANYKKKIDTNEKAISTNYNINNIRRTYISLNLNYENDFNGDSNRSVGLSRPFFSPLTKNAGGIYFENRLATEYFYIADTLNTSPVKSEYQEYWYGRAFKLNKEKTYKNKTKNLIAAFTYNNKQYTQGPPTFLDPYHYFSNSKNFIAHIGISSQRYYQDTFIYNYDIIEDVPYGYTYALTLGYQDRNDTHNFYIGAKISYGKKFNFGYLSGFSEWGSFLNNGNTNQLAYKIGFNYLSPLWHIGSWKVRQFIVPYFIIGNNRNPSEKDKLNLDGDYGLRKFTSRITGTKKWLLTLQTQTYIPKSWIGFRFSPYMNLSLGSLTDNSKSFLKSKTYSKVAIGVLINNDYLVFNSFQISFAYYPSIPFEGENLFKTNAIDNTEIQMPTFQLSKPEYIKYE
- a CDS encoding YoaK family protein → MFRHQGKSRTLKHNLRIATILSFVAGIVNVTGFLAFKQLSTNVTGHFALFISDVSNFEFWKGTVYFLFIFSFLFGSFLSSFLIEKFKQNRKLNVFVLPTIIECLILLSIAILSNTGEIKYPDLVVCLLLFAMGLQNSFVTKISNAIVRTTHLTGLFTDLGIELSQLFFPESHPNSEKIKSTIKLRIYIICFFFLGGIIGGYLYSRLNLKLNTLIFGAIILLISLFYDDFRYKLIRTKRKYKQRKKTAHNNGYK
- the lpdA gene encoding dihydrolipoyl dehydrogenase, producing MKYDIIVLGSGPGGYVTAIRASQLGFKVAVVEKENLGGICLNWGCIPTKALLKSAQVFDYLKHASDYGLKVDNVDKDFSAVVARSRSVADGMSKGVQFLMKKNKIDVIDGFGKVQPGKKVAVTTADGKVTEYTADNIIIATGARSRELPNLPQDGKKVIGYRQAMTLAEQPKKMIVVGSGAIGVEFAHFYNAMGTEVTIVEFMPNVVPVEDEDISKQFERSLKKAGIKIMTNSSVEKVDTTGEGVKATVKTAKGEEILEADIVLSAVGIKTNIENIGLEEVGIATDRDKILVNDFYQTNVPGYYAIGDVTPGQALAHVASAEGILCVEKIAGLHVEPLDYGNIPGCTYATPEIASVGLTEKAAKEKGYEIKVGKFPFSASGKAKAAGTPDGFVKVIFDSKYGEWLGCHMIGAGVTDMIAEAVVARKLETTGHEILKAVHPHPTMSEAVMEAVADAYGEVIHL
- a CDS encoding tyrosine-type recombinase/integrase; the encoded protein is MKWLRHSYVTHLLENGTNLRYIQEFLGHSSSQTTEIYTHVSINSIQKIKSPFDDL